In a genomic window of Microbacterium amylolyticum:
- a CDS encoding phosphoadenylyl-sulfate reductase — protein sequence MTVSLAPRALSRRTAEELEEIARAGVQELGSGTDHEATAAEALEWVARTFGLGAVAVASSMANTVLPHLVSQTLPGVDVLFLDTGYHFVETIATRDEAQRQLDIRVVDITADLTPKEQDAAYGADLFATNAEYCCAMRKVEPLRDSLRGYEVWISGVRREEASTRALAPLVTFDHKNGLVKVNPLVAWTSDELYGYAAQHGVPMNLLLSAGYPSIGCEPCTQPVEEGADPRSGRWAGSAKVECGIHVI from the coding sequence ATGACCGTCAGCCTGGCCCCCCGCGCGCTCTCGCGCCGCACGGCCGAAGAGCTCGAAGAGATCGCGCGGGCCGGCGTACAGGAGCTCGGCAGCGGAACCGACCACGAGGCCACCGCCGCCGAAGCCCTCGAATGGGTCGCGCGCACGTTCGGTCTGGGGGCGGTTGCTGTTGCGTCCTCGATGGCCAACACGGTGCTCCCTCACCTCGTGTCGCAGACGCTTCCCGGTGTCGATGTGCTTTTCCTCGACACGGGGTACCACTTCGTCGAGACGATCGCGACGCGCGACGAGGCCCAGCGCCAGCTCGACATCCGGGTTGTGGACATCACGGCCGATCTGACGCCGAAAGAGCAGGACGCGGCGTACGGAGCAGACCTGTTCGCCACGAACGCCGAGTACTGCTGCGCGATGCGCAAGGTCGAGCCGCTGCGGGATTCCCTGCGCGGATACGAAGTGTGGATCTCGGGCGTGCGCCGCGAAGAAGCATCCACCCGCGCTCTCGCTCCGCTCGTGACCTTCGACCACAAGAACGGGCTCGTGAAGGTCAACCCGCTTGTGGCATGGACCAGCGACGAGCTCTATGGGTACGCCGCGCAGCACGGGGTGCCGATGAACCTGCTTCTCAGCGCCGGATACCCCTCGATCGGCTGCGAGCCGTGCACGCAGCCCGTTGAGGAGGGCGCCGACCCGCGCTCGGGCCGCTGGGCCGGCAGCGCGAAGGTCGAGTGCGGCATCCACGTCATCTGA